In one Magallana gigas chromosome 7, xbMagGiga1.1, whole genome shotgun sequence genomic region, the following are encoded:
- the LOC105331823 gene encoding small ribosomal subunit protein eS24 isoform X2, protein MSEGAATIRTRKFMTNRLLCRKQMIVDVLHPGKATIPKTEVREKLAKMYKTTPDVIFCFGFRTKFGGGKTSGFGLIYDSLDFAKKFEPKYRLQRHGLVEIKKTGRKQRKERKNRQKKVRGTKKAKVGAGKK, encoded by the exons AGTGAAGGGGCGGCCACCATCCGAACAAGAAAGTTCATGACAAATCGTTTGCTATGCAGAAAGCAAATG ATTGTAGATGTATTGCATCCAGGCAAAGCCACAATTCCTAAAACAGAAGTCCGAGAAAAACTGGCCAAAATGTACAAGACCACGCCAGATGTCATTTTCTGCTTTGGATTCAGGACTAAGTTTGGAGGAGGCAAAACCTCAGGATTTGGTTTAATTTATGATAGCTTGGACTTTGCCAAGAAGTTCGAACCCAAATACAGATTACAGAGA CATGGCTTAGTAGAAATTAAGAAAACCGGCCGAAAACAaaggaaagagagaaagaatAGGCAAAAGAAAGTCAGAGGGACAAAGAAAGCAAAAGTGGGAGCAGGCAAGAAG
- the LOC105331823 gene encoding small ribosomal subunit protein eS24 isoform X1, translating to MSEGAATIRTRKFMTNRLLCRKQMIVDVLHPGKATIPKTEVREKLAKMYKTTPDVIFCFGFRTKFGGGKTSGFGLIYDSLDFAKKFEPKYRLQRHGLVEIKKTGRKQRKERKNRQKKVRGTKKAKVGAGKKK from the exons AGTGAAGGGGCGGCCACCATCCGAACAAGAAAGTTCATGACAAATCGTTTGCTATGCAGAAAGCAAATG ATTGTAGATGTATTGCATCCAGGCAAAGCCACAATTCCTAAAACAGAAGTCCGAGAAAAACTGGCCAAAATGTACAAGACCACGCCAGATGTCATTTTCTGCTTTGGATTCAGGACTAAGTTTGGAGGAGGCAAAACCTCAGGATTTGGTTTAATTTATGATAGCTTGGACTTTGCCAAGAAGTTCGAACCCAAATACAGATTACAGAGA CATGGCTTAGTAGAAATTAAGAAAACCGGCCGAAAACAaaggaaagagagaaagaatAGGCAAAAGAAAGTCAGAGGGACAAAGAAAGCAAAAGTGGGAGCAGGCAAGAAG